Proteins encoded by one window of Enterobacter hormaechei subsp. xiangfangensis:
- the proA gene encoding glutamate-5-semialdehyde dehydrogenase, with amino-acid sequence MLEQMGAAAKAASYKLALLSSREKNRVLEKIADYLESQSQEILLANEQDLLEARRNGLSEAMLDRLALTPARLKGIADDVRQVCNLADPVGQVIDGGVLDSGLRLERRRVPLGVIGVIYEARPNVTVDVASLCLKTGNAAILRGGKETWRTNAATVNVIQQALEECGLPAGAVQAIESPDRALVNEMLRMDKYIDMLIPRGGAGLHKLCREQSTIPVITGGIGVCHIVVDDTAEVEPALKIIVNAKTQRPSTCNTVETLLVHQGIASTFLPALSKQMAESGVTLHADEKAFALLKDGPAKVVPVNAEQYDDEYLSLDLNVKVVADLDDAIAHIREHGTQHSDAILTRTLRNADRFVNEVDSSAVYVNASTRFTDGGQFGLGAEVAVSTQKLHARGPMGLEALTTYKWIGFGDDTIRG; translated from the coding sequence ATGCTGGAACAAATGGGCGCAGCCGCGAAAGCCGCCTCGTATAAACTGGCGCTCCTTTCCAGCCGCGAGAAAAACCGCGTGCTGGAAAAAATCGCTGATTATCTGGAATCTCAGTCGCAGGAAATTTTGCTCGCCAACGAGCAGGATCTGCTGGAAGCGCGTCGCAACGGCTTGAGCGAAGCGATGCTCGACCGTCTGGCGCTGACCCCGGCGCGTTTGAAAGGTATTGCCGACGACGTCCGTCAGGTGTGCAACCTCGCCGACCCGGTAGGGCAGGTGATTGACGGTGGGGTGCTCGACAGCGGGTTACGCCTTGAACGTCGTCGCGTGCCGCTTGGCGTCATTGGGGTGATTTACGAAGCGCGTCCAAACGTGACGGTGGATGTCGCCTCCCTGTGCCTGAAGACCGGTAACGCCGCGATCCTGCGTGGCGGGAAAGAGACCTGGCGCACCAACGCCGCGACGGTAAACGTCATCCAGCAGGCGCTAGAGGAGTGTGGTTTACCGGCGGGTGCCGTGCAGGCGATTGAAAGCCCCGACCGTGCTCTGGTTAACGAGATGCTGCGCATGGACAAATACATCGACATGCTCATCCCACGCGGCGGTGCGGGCCTGCACAAGCTGTGCCGCGAGCAATCTACCATTCCGGTGATCACCGGTGGTATTGGCGTATGCCATATCGTGGTGGATGACACCGCGGAGGTAGAACCTGCGCTGAAGATTATCGTCAACGCTAAAACCCAGCGTCCAAGCACCTGTAATACGGTAGAAACGCTGCTGGTGCATCAGGGCATCGCCAGTACCTTCCTGCCAGCGCTGAGCAAGCAGATGGCGGAAAGTGGCGTCACGCTGCATGCGGACGAGAAGGCTTTCGCCCTGCTGAAAGACGGTCCGGCGAAGGTCGTTCCGGTTAACGCGGAGCAGTACGACGATGAGTATTTGTCGCTGGATCTGAACGTGAAGGTAGTTGCGGATCTCGATGACGCTATTGCGCACATTCGTGAACACGGAACCCAGCATTCTGACGCGATCCTGACGCGCACCCTGCGCAATGCCGATCGGTTTGTGAATGAAGTGGATTCGTCTGCGGTTTACGTCAATGCCTCGACGCGCTTTACCGATGGCGGCCAGTTTGGTCTGGGCGCGGAGGTGGCGGTGAGCACACAGAAGCTGCATGCCCGCGGTCCGATGGGGCTGGAAGCACTGACCACCTACAAGTGGATCGGCTTCGGTGATGATACCATTCGTGGGTAA
- the proB gene encoding glutamate 5-kinase — translation MSDSQTLVVKLGTSVLTGGSRRLNRAHIVELVRQCAQLHAAGHRIVIVTSGAIAAGREHLGYPELPATIASKQLLAAVGQSRLIQLWEQLFSIYGIHVGQMLLTRADMEDRERFLNARDTLRALLDNHIVPVINENDAVATAEIKVGDNDNLSALAAILAGADKLLLLTDQQGLFTADPRSNPQAELIKDVHGIDDALRAIAGDSVSGLGTGGMGTKLQAADVACRAGIDTIIAAGSRPGVIGDVMEGISVGTRFHAQASPLENRKRWIFGAPPAGELTVDEGATAAILERGSSLLPKGIKSVTGNFSRGEVIRIRNLEGRDIAHGVSRYNSDALRRIAGHHSQQIDAILGYEYGPVAVHRDDMIIR, via the coding sequence ATGAGTGACAGCCAGACGCTGGTGGTAAAACTCGGTACCAGTGTGTTAACAGGCGGATCGCGCCGCCTGAATCGTGCCCATATCGTTGAGCTTGTACGTCAGTGCGCTCAGTTGCATGCCGCAGGGCATCGTATTGTAATTGTGACATCCGGGGCGATTGCCGCCGGGCGTGAACACCTGGGCTACCCCGAACTCCCCGCGACGATCGCTTCCAAACAGCTGCTGGCCGCCGTGGGACAAAGCCGACTCATACAGCTCTGGGAACAACTGTTCTCCATCTACGGCATTCACGTCGGGCAGATGCTGCTGACGCGTGCGGATATGGAAGACAGAGAACGTTTCCTGAATGCCCGCGATACGCTGCGTGCGCTGCTGGATAACCATATCGTTCCGGTCATTAACGAAAACGACGCTGTTGCCACCGCTGAAATCAAAGTGGGCGACAACGATAACCTCTCTGCGCTGGCGGCGATCCTGGCAGGGGCCGATAAGCTGCTGCTTCTGACCGATCAGCAGGGGCTGTTTACCGCTGATCCGCGCTCTAATCCACAGGCTGAACTGATCAAAGACGTTCACGGCATTGACGATGCGCTGCGCGCCATCGCGGGTGACAGCGTTTCTGGTCTGGGGACAGGCGGCATGGGCACCAAGCTCCAGGCCGCGGACGTGGCGTGCCGGGCCGGCATCGACACCATCATCGCCGCGGGCAGCCGTCCGGGCGTGATAGGTGATGTGATGGAAGGCATCTCTGTAGGCACTCGCTTCCACGCCCAGGCGTCCCCGCTGGAAAACCGCAAACGCTGGATCTTTGGCGCGCCCCCGGCTGGTGAATTGACCGTGGATGAAGGCGCGACCGCCGCTATTCTGGAAAGAGGAAGCTCGTTACTTCCAAAAGGAATTAAAAGCGTGACAGGCAACTTCTCGCGTGGTGAAGTGATCCGAATCCGTAACCTTGAAGGTCGCGACATCGCTCATGGCGTAAGTCGTTATAACAGCGACGCGCTGCGTCGGATTGCTGGCCACCATTCCCAGCAGATCGACGCCATCCTGGGCTATGAATATGGCCCGGTTGCCGTGCATCGTGACGACATGATTATTCGTTAA